The following are from one region of the Oryzias latipes chromosome 12, ASM223467v1 genome:
- the LOC101164377 gene encoding dematin isoform X4 — translation MQKVEGRVTPVNLPSSKEPSTPGSPAPGIMTRLNDQVVGYKDLAALPKDKAILQVERPDLMTYQPHLSFSPLDLPRRERSLSPPAISPALSPEVKGRRAESESGSPGGSTLQLQAGRKISTSLQHFHRPESSDLLPDNGTNIYRKPPIYKQDALKHGEGSSVVKAAKFPAAQPPDPNMPSKIETEYWPCPPSLAAMEIERKKKKLPEEDEFEDLTEEAETLQEQELQRIQSNLGRLILKEEKEKAVHFRRKTQSLPDRTHMHNSLSAGSTKSPSRSGLTRMQSAEFSTDGDKNPAAAQNGESRRDRMDRGNSLPSILEQKILPYEALVVTHRGRSKLPPGVDRTRLERHLSADDFQRVFGMSMAEFDRLSLWRRNDLKKKASLF, via the exons ATGCAGAAG GTGGAGGGTCGGGTAACCCCGGTCAACCTGCCGTCCTCCAAGGAACCCAGCACGCCAGGCTCTCCGGCCCCCGGCATCATg ACCCGGCTGAACGACCAGGTGGTGGGTTACAAAGACCTGGCGGCGCTGCCCAAAGACAAAGCCATCCTGCAGGTGGAGCGGCCCGACCTGATGACCTATCAGCCGCACCTGAGCTTCTCCCCCCTCGACCTTCCACGCAGAGAG CGCTCCCTGTCTCCTCCCGCCATATCGCCCGCCCTGTCTCCTGAG GTGAAAGGTCGGCGGGCGGAGAGCGAGAGCGGCTCACCTGGAGGATCCAcgctgcagctgcaggcagGACGCAAGATCAGCACCAGCCTGCAGCACTTCCACCGGCCAG AATCTTCTGATCTTCTTCCAGATAACGGGACCAACATCTACAGGAAGCCCCCCATCTACAAACAGG ACGCCCTCAAACACGGGGAGGGCAGCAGCGTGGTTAAGGCCGCCAAGTTCCCCGCTGCTCAGCCCCCCGACCCCAACATGCCCTCCAAGATCGAGACCGAGTACTGGCCCTGCCCCCCCTCGCTGGCCGCCATGG AGAtcgagaggaagaagaagaagctgccGGAGGAGGACGAGTTTGAAGACCTGACAGAGGAGGCGGAGACGCTGCaggagcaggagctgcagagg ATCCAGTCCAACCTGGGCCGTCTGATCCtcaaggaggagaaggagaaagcCGTCCACTTCAGGAGGAAGACACAGTCGCTCCCCGACAGAACGCACATGCACAACA GTTTGTCTGCTGGTTCTACAAAGTCTCCGTCACGTTCCGGTCTGACCAGA ATGCAGTCGGCAGAGTTTTCCACAGACGGAGACAAAAACCCAGCAG CCGCTCAG AACGGAGAGTCTCGGAGGGACCGCATGGACCGAGGAAACTCTCTGCCGAGCATCCTGGAGCAGAAG ATTCTTCCGTATGAAGCCCTGGTCGTGACCCACAGGGGGCGCTCCAAGCTGCCTCCCGGAGTGGACCGCACCCGTCTGGAG AGGCATCTGTCGGCGGACGACTTCCAGCGAGTGTTCGGGATGTCGATGGCCGAGTTCGACCGCCTGTCGCTATGGAGACGAAACGACCTGAAGAAGAAAGCCTCGCTCTTCTAA
- the LOC101164377 gene encoding dematin isoform X1: MQKVEGRVTPVNLPSSKEPSTPGSPAPGIMTRLNDQVVGYKDLAALPKDKAILQVERPDLMTYQPHLSFSPLDLPRRERSLSPPAISPALSPEVKGRRAESESGSPGGSTLQLQAGRKISTSLQHFHRPESSDLLPDNGTNIYRKPPIYKQDALKHGEGSSVVKAAKFPAAQPPDPNMPSKIETEYWPCPPSLAAMEIERKKKKLPEEDEFEDLTEEAETLQEQELQRIQSNLGRLILKEEKEKAVHFRRKTQSLPDRTHMHNSLSAGSTKSPSRSGLTRMQSAEFSTDGDKNPAGTSPPPSKAAAQNGESRRDRMDRGNSLPSILEQKILPYEALVVTHRGRSKLPPGVDRTRLERHLSADDFQRVFGMSMAEFDRLSLWRRNDLKKKASLF, translated from the exons ATGCAGAAG GTGGAGGGTCGGGTAACCCCGGTCAACCTGCCGTCCTCCAAGGAACCCAGCACGCCAGGCTCTCCGGCCCCCGGCATCATg ACCCGGCTGAACGACCAGGTGGTGGGTTACAAAGACCTGGCGGCGCTGCCCAAAGACAAAGCCATCCTGCAGGTGGAGCGGCCCGACCTGATGACCTATCAGCCGCACCTGAGCTTCTCCCCCCTCGACCTTCCACGCAGAGAG CGCTCCCTGTCTCCTCCCGCCATATCGCCCGCCCTGTCTCCTGAG GTGAAAGGTCGGCGGGCGGAGAGCGAGAGCGGCTCACCTGGAGGATCCAcgctgcagctgcaggcagGACGCAAGATCAGCACCAGCCTGCAGCACTTCCACCGGCCAG AATCTTCTGATCTTCTTCCAGATAACGGGACCAACATCTACAGGAAGCCCCCCATCTACAAACAGG ACGCCCTCAAACACGGGGAGGGCAGCAGCGTGGTTAAGGCCGCCAAGTTCCCCGCTGCTCAGCCCCCCGACCCCAACATGCCCTCCAAGATCGAGACCGAGTACTGGCCCTGCCCCCCCTCGCTGGCCGCCATGG AGAtcgagaggaagaagaagaagctgccGGAGGAGGACGAGTTTGAAGACCTGACAGAGGAGGCGGAGACGCTGCaggagcaggagctgcagagg ATCCAGTCCAACCTGGGCCGTCTGATCCtcaaggaggagaaggagaaagcCGTCCACTTCAGGAGGAAGACACAGTCGCTCCCCGACAGAACGCACATGCACAACA GTTTGTCTGCTGGTTCTACAAAGTCTCCGTCACGTTCCGGTCTGACCAGA ATGCAGTCGGCAGAGTTTTCCACAGACGGAGACAAAAACCCAGCAGGTACGAGCCCCCCGCCCTCCAAAG CAGCCGCTCAG AACGGAGAGTCTCGGAGGGACCGCATGGACCGAGGAAACTCTCTGCCGAGCATCCTGGAGCAGAAG ATTCTTCCGTATGAAGCCCTGGTCGTGACCCACAGGGGGCGCTCCAAGCTGCCTCCCGGAGTGGACCGCACCCGTCTGGAG AGGCATCTGTCGGCGGACGACTTCCAGCGAGTGTTCGGGATGTCGATGGCCGAGTTCGACCGCCTGTCGCTATGGAGACGAAACGACCTGAAGAAGAAAGCCTCGCTCTTCTAA
- the LOC101164377 gene encoding dematin isoform X2, whose protein sequence is MQKVEGRVTPVNLPSSKEPSTPGSPAPGIMTRLNDQVVGYKDLAALPKDKAILQVERPDLMTYQPHLSFSPLDLPRRERSLSPPAISPALSPEVKGRRAESESGSPGGSTLQLQAGRKISTSLQHFHRPDNGTNIYRKPPIYKQDALKHGEGSSVVKAAKFPAAQPPDPNMPSKIETEYWPCPPSLAAMEIERKKKKLPEEDEFEDLTEEAETLQEQELQRIQSNLGRLILKEEKEKAVHFRRKTQSLPDRTHMHNSLSAGSTKSPSRSGLTRMQSAEFSTDGDKNPAGTSPPPSKAAAQNGESRRDRMDRGNSLPSILEQKILPYEALVVTHRGRSKLPPGVDRTRLERHLSADDFQRVFGMSMAEFDRLSLWRRNDLKKKASLF, encoded by the exons ATGCAGAAG GTGGAGGGTCGGGTAACCCCGGTCAACCTGCCGTCCTCCAAGGAACCCAGCACGCCAGGCTCTCCGGCCCCCGGCATCATg ACCCGGCTGAACGACCAGGTGGTGGGTTACAAAGACCTGGCGGCGCTGCCCAAAGACAAAGCCATCCTGCAGGTGGAGCGGCCCGACCTGATGACCTATCAGCCGCACCTGAGCTTCTCCCCCCTCGACCTTCCACGCAGAGAG CGCTCCCTGTCTCCTCCCGCCATATCGCCCGCCCTGTCTCCTGAG GTGAAAGGTCGGCGGGCGGAGAGCGAGAGCGGCTCACCTGGAGGATCCAcgctgcagctgcaggcagGACGCAAGATCAGCACCAGCCTGCAGCACTTCCACCGGCCAG ATAACGGGACCAACATCTACAGGAAGCCCCCCATCTACAAACAGG ACGCCCTCAAACACGGGGAGGGCAGCAGCGTGGTTAAGGCCGCCAAGTTCCCCGCTGCTCAGCCCCCCGACCCCAACATGCCCTCCAAGATCGAGACCGAGTACTGGCCCTGCCCCCCCTCGCTGGCCGCCATGG AGAtcgagaggaagaagaagaagctgccGGAGGAGGACGAGTTTGAAGACCTGACAGAGGAGGCGGAGACGCTGCaggagcaggagctgcagagg ATCCAGTCCAACCTGGGCCGTCTGATCCtcaaggaggagaaggagaaagcCGTCCACTTCAGGAGGAAGACACAGTCGCTCCCCGACAGAACGCACATGCACAACA GTTTGTCTGCTGGTTCTACAAAGTCTCCGTCACGTTCCGGTCTGACCAGA ATGCAGTCGGCAGAGTTTTCCACAGACGGAGACAAAAACCCAGCAGGTACGAGCCCCCCGCCCTCCAAAG CAGCCGCTCAG AACGGAGAGTCTCGGAGGGACCGCATGGACCGAGGAAACTCTCTGCCGAGCATCCTGGAGCAGAAG ATTCTTCCGTATGAAGCCCTGGTCGTGACCCACAGGGGGCGCTCCAAGCTGCCTCCCGGAGTGGACCGCACCCGTCTGGAG AGGCATCTGTCGGCGGACGACTTCCAGCGAGTGTTCGGGATGTCGATGGCCGAGTTCGACCGCCTGTCGCTATGGAGACGAAACGACCTGAAGAAGAAAGCCTCGCTCTTCTAA
- the LOC101164377 gene encoding dematin isoform X3: MQKVEGRVTPVNLPSSKEPSTPGSPAPGIMTRLNDQVVGYKDLAALPKDKAILQVERPDLMTYQPHLSFSPLDLPRRERSLSPPAISPALSPEVKGRRAESESGSPGGSTLQLQAGRKISTSLQHFHRPESSDLLPDNGTNIYRKPPIYKQDALKHGEGSSVVKAAKFPAAQPPDPNMPSKIETEYWPCPPSLAAMEIERKKKKLPEEDEFEDLTEEAETLQEQELQRIQSNLGRLILKEEKEKAVHFRRKTQSLPDRTHMHNSLSAGSTKSPSRSGLTRMQSAEFSTDGDKNPAAAAQNGESRRDRMDRGNSLPSILEQKILPYEALVVTHRGRSKLPPGVDRTRLERHLSADDFQRVFGMSMAEFDRLSLWRRNDLKKKASLF; encoded by the exons ATGCAGAAG GTGGAGGGTCGGGTAACCCCGGTCAACCTGCCGTCCTCCAAGGAACCCAGCACGCCAGGCTCTCCGGCCCCCGGCATCATg ACCCGGCTGAACGACCAGGTGGTGGGTTACAAAGACCTGGCGGCGCTGCCCAAAGACAAAGCCATCCTGCAGGTGGAGCGGCCCGACCTGATGACCTATCAGCCGCACCTGAGCTTCTCCCCCCTCGACCTTCCACGCAGAGAG CGCTCCCTGTCTCCTCCCGCCATATCGCCCGCCCTGTCTCCTGAG GTGAAAGGTCGGCGGGCGGAGAGCGAGAGCGGCTCACCTGGAGGATCCAcgctgcagctgcaggcagGACGCAAGATCAGCACCAGCCTGCAGCACTTCCACCGGCCAG AATCTTCTGATCTTCTTCCAGATAACGGGACCAACATCTACAGGAAGCCCCCCATCTACAAACAGG ACGCCCTCAAACACGGGGAGGGCAGCAGCGTGGTTAAGGCCGCCAAGTTCCCCGCTGCTCAGCCCCCCGACCCCAACATGCCCTCCAAGATCGAGACCGAGTACTGGCCCTGCCCCCCCTCGCTGGCCGCCATGG AGAtcgagaggaagaagaagaagctgccGGAGGAGGACGAGTTTGAAGACCTGACAGAGGAGGCGGAGACGCTGCaggagcaggagctgcagagg ATCCAGTCCAACCTGGGCCGTCTGATCCtcaaggaggagaaggagaaagcCGTCCACTTCAGGAGGAAGACACAGTCGCTCCCCGACAGAACGCACATGCACAACA GTTTGTCTGCTGGTTCTACAAAGTCTCCGTCACGTTCCGGTCTGACCAGA ATGCAGTCGGCAGAGTTTTCCACAGACGGAGACAAAAACCCAGCAG CAGCCGCTCAG AACGGAGAGTCTCGGAGGGACCGCATGGACCGAGGAAACTCTCTGCCGAGCATCCTGGAGCAGAAG ATTCTTCCGTATGAAGCCCTGGTCGTGACCCACAGGGGGCGCTCCAAGCTGCCTCCCGGAGTGGACCGCACCCGTCTGGAG AGGCATCTGTCGGCGGACGACTTCCAGCGAGTGTTCGGGATGTCGATGGCCGAGTTCGACCGCCTGTCGCTATGGAGACGAAACGACCTGAAGAAGAAAGCCTCGCTCTTCTAA
- the pbdc1 gene encoding protein PBDC1: MASQDGLAALGVEGASAAAHALSLPAEAYGNDPRLEVMWAMKAYNHAEVYFNLISSVDPKFLKLTKLDDRIYSSFRETFKDLDVRQLKEEDLKSDQAKERWRPFCNQFEGLVEDFNYGTLLRLDCQKGYSEENSIFSTRVQFFAIEIARNREGCNEAVYRSKEPRS; the protein is encoded by the exons ATGGCGTCGCAGGACGGACTGGCGGCTCTG ggggtggagggggccTCCGCTGCTGCACATGCTCTGTCTCTGCCTGCAGAAGCGTATGGAAACGAC cCTCGGCTGGAGGTCATGTGGGCGATGAAGGCCTACAACCACGCAGAGGTCTACTTCAAT CTCATCTCATCCGTCGATCCCAAGTTCCTGAAACTGACCAAGCTGGACGACAGAATCTACTCCAGCTTCAGAGAAACCTTCAAGGATCTGGACGTCAGGCAGCTCAAGGAGGAGGACCTGAAGTCTGACCAGGCCAAGGAG AGGTGGCGTCCGTTCTGCAACCAGTTCGAAGGCTTGGTGGAGGACTTCAACTACGGCACTCTGCTGCGCCTGGACTGCCAGAAGGGCTACAGCGAGGAGAACAGCATCTTCT CCACCAGGGTGCAGTTCTTCGCCATCGAGATCGCCCGCAACAGAGAGGGCTGCAACGAGGCGGTCTACAGGTCCAAAGAACCCCGCAGCTGA